A stretch of the Thermus thermophilus genome encodes the following:
- a CDS encoding S41 family peptidase, with product MKRRAWFMVGLGALLALVYAQLPRPQAETFLQNPNGQALLEVYQRIQQDYLEPLSREKLNKLLEGAIGGMVQALEDPFTSYSPPQRSTLRQEDLRGEFFGIGATLSAANPDGTGAKIEGVMKGLPAQRAGLRAGDVILEVDGEDVTKLPLLDIVAKIRGREGTKVTLKVRREGVPAPLVFELVRERVEIISVSTAKVGDVGYVALETFANFKVEDQLKRAIEELKAQGVKKLIFDLRDNGGGLLDQGCAVASAFLKEGPIVYTRTKNLTRVWCEATGRTLWDGPMVVLVNGNSASASEIVAGALQDYGRAKVIGEKTFGKGVGQTPYTLANGGELTLVTFEWLTPKRRSINKEGITPDIVVKDTRFPTPFSLQGAGAPPGAEITVTLNGKTVKVKADAEGKFSYAEPQRQRPLPEDRGQAVLDLENDAILKRALEELR from the coding sequence ATGAAGCGGCGCGCGTGGTTCATGGTGGGGCTCGGGGCGCTTCTCGCCCTGGTGTACGCCCAGCTTCCCCGGCCTCAGGCGGAGACCTTCCTCCAGAACCCCAACGGCCAGGCCCTCTTGGAGGTCTACCAGAGGATCCAACAGGACTACCTGGAGCCCCTCTCCAGGGAGAAGCTGAACAAGCTCCTGGAAGGGGCCATCGGCGGGATGGTCCAGGCCCTCGAGGACCCCTTCACCAGCTACTCCCCGCCCCAGCGCTCCACCCTGCGCCAGGAGGACCTCCGGGGCGAGTTCTTCGGCATCGGGGCCACCCTCTCGGCCGCGAACCCCGACGGCACGGGGGCCAAGATTGAGGGGGTCATGAAGGGGCTTCCCGCCCAGCGGGCGGGCCTCAGGGCCGGGGACGTGATCCTCGAGGTAGACGGGGAGGACGTGACCAAGCTTCCCCTCCTGGACATCGTGGCGAAGATCCGGGGGCGGGAGGGAACCAAGGTCACCCTGAAGGTGCGGCGGGAAGGCGTGCCCGCCCCCCTGGTCTTTGAGCTCGTGCGCGAGCGGGTGGAGATCATCTCCGTGTCCACCGCCAAGGTGGGGGACGTGGGCTACGTGGCCCTGGAAACCTTCGCCAACTTCAAGGTGGAGGACCAGCTGAAGCGGGCCATAGAGGAGCTCAAGGCCCAGGGCGTGAAGAAGCTGATCTTTGACCTGAGGGACAATGGCGGAGGGCTCCTGGACCAGGGGTGCGCCGTGGCCAGCGCCTTCCTCAAGGAGGGCCCCATCGTCTACACCCGCACCAAGAACCTCACCCGCGTCTGGTGCGAGGCCACGGGCCGGACCCTCTGGGACGGGCCCATGGTGGTCCTGGTGAACGGCAACTCCGCCTCGGCGAGCGAGATCGTGGCCGGGGCCCTCCAGGACTACGGCCGGGCCAAGGTCATCGGGGAGAAGACCTTCGGCAAGGGCGTGGGCCAGACCCCCTACACCCTGGCGAACGGCGGGGAGCTCACCCTGGTCACCTTTGAGTGGCTCACCCCCAAGCGCCGTTCCATCAACAAGGAGGGGATCACCCCGGACATCGTGGTGAAGGACACCCGCTTCCCCACGCCCTTCTCCCTGCAAGGGGCGGGGGCGCCGCCGGGAGCGGAGATCACCGTGACCCTGAACGGCAAGACCGTCAAGGTGAAGGCGGACGCAGAGGGCAAGTTCTCCTACGCCGAGCCCCAGCGGCAGAGGCCCCTCCCCGAGGACCGGGGCCAGGCGGTGCTGGACCTGGAGAACGACGCCATCCTCAAGCGGGCCCTGGAGGAGCTTCGGTAA
- the metG gene encoding methionine--tRNA ligase has product MEKVFYVTTPIYYVNAEPHLGHAYTTVVADFLARWHRLDGYRTFFLTGTDEHGETVYRAAQAAGEDPKAFVDRVSERFKRAWDLLGVAYDDFIRTTEERHKKVVQLVLKKVYEAGDIYYGEYEGLYCVSCERFYTEKELVEGLCPIHGRPVERRKEGNYFFRMEKYRPWLQEYLQENPELIRPEGYRNEVLAMLAEPIGDLSISRPKSRVPWGIPLPWDEGHVTYVWFDALLNYVSALGYPEGEAYRTFWPHAWHLIGKDILKPHAVFWPTMLKAAGIPMYRHLNVGGFLLGPDGRKMSKTLGNVVDPFALLEKYGRDALRYYLLREIPYGQDTPVSEEALRTRYEADLADDLGNLVQRTRAMLFRFAEGRIPKPVAGEALAAGTGLAERLRPLVRELKFHVALEEVMAYVKALNRYLNEKKPWELFKKEPEEARAVLYRVVEGLRIASILLTPAMPDKMAELRRALGLKEEVGLAEAERWGLAEPRPIPEEAPVLFPKKEARVEAKPKEEAWIGIEEFAKVELRVAEVLAAEKHPNADRLLVLRLSLGNEERTVVSGIAKWYRPEELVGKKVVLVANLKPAKLRGIESQGMILAAQEGEALALVTVEGEIPPGAVVR; this is encoded by the coding sequence ATGGAAAAGGTCTTCTACGTGACCACCCCCATCTACTACGTGAACGCCGAGCCGCACCTGGGCCACGCCTACACCACGGTGGTGGCGGACTTCCTGGCCCGGTGGCACCGCCTGGACGGCTACCGCACCTTCTTCCTCACCGGCACCGACGAGCACGGGGAAACCGTGTACCGGGCGGCCCAGGCGGCGGGGGAGGACCCCAAGGCCTTCGTGGACCGGGTCTCCGAGCGCTTCAAAAGGGCCTGGGACCTCCTCGGCGTTGCCTACGACGACTTCATCCGCACCACGGAGGAGCGCCACAAGAAGGTGGTGCAGCTCGTCCTCAAGAAGGTCTACGAGGCCGGGGACATCTACTACGGGGAGTACGAGGGCCTCTACTGCGTTTCCTGCGAGCGCTTCTACACGGAGAAGGAGCTCGTGGAGGGGCTTTGCCCCATCCACGGGCGGCCCGTGGAAAGGCGGAAGGAAGGGAACTACTTCTTCCGCATGGAGAAGTACCGCCCTTGGCTCCAGGAGTACCTCCAGGAAAACCCCGAGCTCATCCGCCCCGAGGGCTACCGGAACGAGGTCCTGGCCATGCTCGCCGAGCCCATCGGGGACCTCTCCATCTCCAGGCCCAAGTCCCGCGTCCCCTGGGGCATCCCCCTCCCGTGGGACGAGGGCCACGTGACCTACGTCTGGTTTGACGCCCTCCTCAACTACGTCTCCGCCCTGGGCTACCCCGAGGGGGAGGCCTACCGGACCTTCTGGCCCCACGCCTGGCACCTCATCGGCAAGGACATCCTGAAGCCCCACGCCGTCTTCTGGCCCACCATGCTGAAGGCGGCGGGGATCCCCATGTACCGCCACCTGAACGTGGGGGGGTTTTTGCTGGGGCCGGACGGGCGGAAGATGAGCAAAACCCTGGGGAACGTGGTGGACCCCTTCGCCCTTCTGGAAAAGTACGGCCGGGACGCCCTGCGCTACTACCTCCTTAGGGAGATCCCCTACGGCCAGGACACCCCGGTGAGCGAGGAGGCCCTAAGGACCCGGTACGAGGCCGACCTCGCCGACGACCTGGGCAACCTGGTGCAAAGGACCCGGGCCATGCTCTTCCGCTTCGCCGAGGGCCGCATTCCTAAGCCCGTGGCGGGGGAGGCCCTCGCCGCGGGGACGGGGCTTGCCGAAAGGCTTAGGCCCCTGGTGCGGGAGCTGAAGTTCCACGTGGCCCTCGAGGAGGTCATGGCCTACGTCAAGGCCTTGAACCGCTACCTCAACGAGAAGAAGCCCTGGGAGCTTTTCAAGAAGGAGCCGGAGGAGGCCCGGGCCGTGCTCTACCGGGTGGTGGAGGGCCTGAGGATCGCCTCCATCCTCCTCACCCCCGCCATGCCCGACAAGATGGCGGAGCTCAGGCGGGCCCTGGGGCTTAAGGAGGAGGTGGGCCTGGCGGAGGCCGAGCGCTGGGGCCTGGCCGAGCCCCGCCCCATCCCCGAGGAGGCCCCCGTCCTTTTCCCCAAAAAGGAGGCCAGGGTGGAGGCCAAGCCCAAGGAGGAGGCCTGGATCGGCATAGAGGAATTCGCCAAGGTGGAGCTTCGCGTGGCGGAGGTTTTGGCGGCGGAGAAGCACCCGAACGCCGACCGGCTTTTGGTCCTCAGGCTCTCCCTGGGGAACGAGGAGCGCACCGTGGTCTCGGGCATCGCCAAGTGGTACCGGCCCGAGGAGCTCGTGGGCAAGAAGGTGGTCCTGGTGGCGAACCTCAAACCCGCCAAGCTCCGGGGCATTGAGAGCCAGGGGATGATCCTCGCCGCCCAGGAGGGGGAGGCCTTGGCCCTGGTGACGGTGGAGGGGGAGATCCCCCCCGGGGCGGTGGTGCGGTGA